In Marivirga salinae, a single window of DNA contains:
- a CDS encoding ABC transporter permease, with protein sequence MLLNYIKIFFRQLFKNKAYSLINIGGLSIGIAAVLLIMSYVQFEQSYDTDLSDADQIYRLNLSSTSGDQISEHSARTAPAMGQLALDEVPAVEAFSRVVIMGEVIAGLDEEFIREEHIFLTDAQYFEFFDLNIKQGDLDKMNSPLKAMLSEATALNIYGKDDPTGKVLEINSTNFDGTVEFEVAGVFESTPMNRHLRPQILISYATLHHFIGKQVDQSFDWQNMYTYLKVNENANIIEAQLQLNNALQTRHGEALKAADSEWELDLQSVEQIHTTTQYVGEYNTGIDGSKLKYFIWIAAFVLLMVYLNSINITNARALNRAKEIGVRKVSGGNKNQLFIQFMLESLFINLIAVSIAAVIIAISGNFIVEGLNLNLPESTFTFNQLYPALFFLWIFGTLISGIYPATVLTSFSPSVVLKGRLTIKLKNTFARPLLVSQLVFCLVILSGILTVYYQLNHMREQELGITLNDKLVVRSPMLFVEGSGNYQEQMNNALTKIQGIKSVAAANEIPGNEVYWRTDNVHLEGGDKSGAMYSILNVGQNYFETFKIQLKAGRYFNSTLESGSEAIINEKAMANLGIDKPENAIGEQLFSNGNAVSIVGVIDNYRQQGVNNQISPMVLNYSSGDLNYYILDYNQAEVEKILPQVAASFNKLFPTSPFEYYFLDEHFDKQYKSELQFVKLFSIAAIIAIIVAVMGIVGVTTQLIIQRNKEISIRKIMGASFTDVLALVSREYLVWLSICFTVGIPLSYYLFSNWLDNFLIRIELGWWFFAIPVLLITIIFIGSTLFQTIKAAWVNPAETLKNE encoded by the coding sequence ATGCTTCTAAACTACATCAAAATCTTTTTCAGACAACTTTTTAAAAATAAAGCCTATTCATTAATCAATATTGGAGGCTTGTCGATAGGTATAGCAGCGGTCTTACTTATTATGTCATATGTGCAATTTGAGCAAAGTTATGATACTGATTTATCGGATGCTGACCAGATTTATAGATTAAATCTCAGTTCTACATCTGGGGATCAGATAAGTGAACATAGTGCTAGAACTGCCCCAGCCATGGGACAATTGGCTTTGGATGAAGTCCCAGCTGTAGAAGCTTTTAGCCGTGTTGTGATTATGGGTGAAGTAATAGCAGGTCTGGATGAGGAATTTATTCGAGAGGAACATATTTTCCTGACAGATGCTCAATACTTTGAATTTTTTGATCTCAATATAAAGCAAGGTGATTTGGATAAAATGAATTCACCTTTAAAAGCAATGCTTTCAGAGGCTACAGCTCTGAATATATATGGCAAGGATGATCCTACCGGAAAAGTATTGGAAATTAACAGTACTAATTTTGATGGAACGGTGGAGTTTGAAGTTGCAGGAGTTTTTGAATCTACTCCAATGAATAGACATTTAAGACCCCAGATTCTTATTTCTTATGCTACGCTACATCATTTTATAGGGAAGCAAGTGGATCAGTCTTTTGATTGGCAAAATATGTACACTTATTTGAAGGTGAATGAAAATGCCAATATAATTGAAGCGCAATTGCAATTAAATAATGCTTTGCAAACTCGTCATGGAGAAGCATTAAAAGCAGCAGATAGCGAATGGGAGCTAGATTTACAATCCGTAGAACAAATCCATACTACCACTCAATATGTCGGAGAGTATAATACTGGAATAGACGGAAGTAAACTGAAATATTTTATTTGGATTGCTGCTTTTGTCTTATTGATGGTTTACCTCAATAGCATTAACATTACCAATGCAAGAGCGCTTAATCGAGCAAAAGAAATTGGAGTAAGAAAAGTATCAGGTGGCAATAAAAATCAGCTTTTTATCCAGTTTATGCTTGAATCTTTATTCATAAATTTAATTGCAGTTTCAATTGCTGCGGTTATAATTGCAATATCAGGTAATTTCATTGTGGAAGGGTTGAATTTGAATTTACCTGAATCCACTTTTACATTTAACCAGCTTTATCCAGCTTTATTTTTCTTATGGATATTCGGGACTTTGATTTCTGGTATATATCCAGCCACAGTATTAACTTCCTTTTCTCCATCTGTTGTATTAAAAGGAAGGCTCACTATTAAATTAAAAAATACTTTTGCAAGACCTCTTTTAGTATCTCAATTGGTATTCTGTCTAGTGATTCTTTCGGGAATACTCACAGTTTACTATCAGCTCAATCATATGCGAGAGCAGGAGTTAGGGATTACATTGAACGATAAATTGGTAGTTCGTTCACCTATGCTTTTTGTAGAAGGTAGCGGTAATTATCAAGAACAAATGAATAATGCATTAACCAAAATTCAAGGTATAAAATCAGTGGCTGCTGCTAATGAAATTCCGGGCAATGAAGTGTATTGGCGAACTGATAATGTGCATCTTGAAGGGGGAGATAAAAGTGGCGCCATGTATAGCATATTGAATGTTGGCCAAAATTATTTTGAAACCTTTAAAATACAATTAAAAGCGGGTAGGTATTTCAATAGTACGCTAGAAAGCGGAAGTGAAGCTATTATCAATGAAAAAGCAATGGCTAATCTGGGGATTGATAAACCAGAGAATGCAATTGGTGAGCAGCTTTTCAGTAATGGAAATGCAGTATCTATTGTAGGTGTAATCGATAACTACAGGCAGCAAGGGGTTAATAATCAAATAAGTCCAATGGTTTTAAACTACTCATCTGGTGATTTGAACTATTACATTTTGGATTATAATCAAGCTGAAGTTGAGAAGATACTACCTCAAGTAGCCGCTTCATTCAATAAGCTATTTCCTACCTCACCTTTTGAATACTATTTTCTTGATGAACATTTTGATAAACAGTATAAAAGTGAGCTACAATTTGTCAAATTATTCAGTATTGCTGCCATTATAGCCATAATAGTAGCTGTAATGGGAATAGTGGGAGTTACCACTCAATTGATCATCCAAAGAAATAAAGAAATCAGTATCCGTAAAATTATGGGTGCCTCGTTTACAGACGTTTTAGCTCTGGTTTCTCGTGAATATCTTGTTTGGCTAAGTATCTGTTTTACTGTGGGTATTCCTTTATCCTATTATTTATTTTCTAACTGGCTGGATAATTTCTTAATCAGAATAGAGCTTGGCTGGTGGTTTTTCGCTATTCCAGTATTATTAATAACCATCATATTTATTGGTTCTACATTATTTCAAACTATTAAAGCTGCATGGGTAAATCCTGCAGAGACTTTGAAAAATGAGTAA
- a CDS encoding ABC transporter permease, translating into MFKHNLLIIYRNFKRFKSTFFINLLGLSTGMACALLIFLWVNDELSIDKFHENDDQLYQVYLHHDEKGETRTAPPVPALLADVLEEEVPEVLTAVEDTDTNEFGDSFSLTTGDDKMKARGKFSGEGYFQLFSFTFLKGNAETALADKKA; encoded by the coding sequence ATGTTTAAACATAACCTTCTCATTATCTACCGCAATTTCAAGCGATTTAAAAGTACTTTTTTCATCAACCTTTTAGGGCTTTCAACCGGTATGGCTTGCGCTCTGCTTATTTTCCTGTGGGTAAATGATGAGCTTTCTATAGATAAATTTCATGAAAATGATGATCAGCTTTATCAAGTTTATTTACATCATGATGAAAAGGGAGAAACCCGTACTGCACCACCAGTTCCAGCACTTTTAGCGGATGTGTTGGAAGAGGAAGTTCCGGAAGTGCTCACAGCAGTAGAAGATACAGATACTAATGAGTTTGGGGATAGCTTTTCTTTAACCACTGGTGATGATAAAATGAAGGCTAGAGGAAAATTTTCTGGCGAAGGATATTTTCAGTTATTCTCTTTTACGTTTTTAAAGGGTAATGCTGAAACAGCATTGGCTGATAAAAAGGCATAG
- a CDS encoding FtsX-like permease family protein: protein MLKNYIKIAFRNLLKYKLYSTINLIGLSVGLGISILIFLFVQHENSFDDFHAKKDRIVRGLWESGDTGNVAITASTPMAFPTTIKDKFDGVEKASHYVNTGALTKTEGGQSIDQPLHVVSADFLDIFTFEVLHGEQNPFLNEEDAAQIVITEKVAESYFGTTDVVGKTLLIQLGLAYQPFAVKSVLANPPSNSSLDFEILLPEATLKTIIGEDYRDRWHNTYGGSFVLLAEGSTISDLEAGFASLVSEIVERDEEEDVYNLLLQPLEEIHLDSSIETSTVVATNPKLLWILSGIAMLILLIACINFTTLSIGRSATRAKEVGVRKTMGAAYKQLFGQFMTESMLMTFAAAIVGIVLANLFLPVFNNLFEKSLEIIFSPVQLAIILALLILITFIAGAYPALFLSQLRPIAVLKSSLNLNFGKQGLRKFLLGFQLFLSLFLLACTLIMYRQMKEINQYSLGFTKDNVLMVEVPAVPDQDIFKVIENSFKKADRYKKVIQQNAQIESAAIANATYGNETWWEGGFPDKTGAMKYFKFSFVGAEYADILDLEFVAGRNFSADIPSDSGAVIINEAFAQLMKMENPLQEQIHSAKGEGFKNNRIIGVMKDFHHAALYDKIEPVMIALNPQAVFSGINSLSISGGTNPTVYIKAASNDFQAVLSTLKSEWVKLYPEEPFNFSFLDEVVQRQYLADQQLGKMVGIASLIAIFIAAMGLFALASLSITGRMKEIGIRKVMGASAYNISLMFNKEFLKITLLGIVLAMPVSYWLMSKWLDQFEMQSTPSIGVFLITIALGIAFTVIIVSFQTIKAGLMNPVKSLKEE from the coding sequence ATGCTAAAAAACTATATAAAAATCGCTTTTAGAAACTTATTAAAATATAAGCTTTATTCAACAATTAATCTCATAGGTCTTTCAGTAGGCTTAGGGATTAGCATTCTGATATTCTTATTTGTTCAGCATGAAAATTCCTTTGATGATTTCCATGCGAAGAAAGATAGAATCGTGCGTGGTCTATGGGAATCAGGAGATACAGGAAACGTGGCTATTACTGCAAGTACACCTATGGCCTTTCCCACCACTATAAAAGACAAATTCGATGGTGTAGAAAAAGCATCGCATTATGTGAATACTGGGGCTTTAACGAAGACTGAGGGAGGACAAAGCATTGACCAACCACTCCATGTTGTGAGTGCTGATTTTCTGGATATTTTTACTTTCGAAGTATTGCATGGAGAACAGAATCCTTTCTTAAATGAAGAAGATGCAGCTCAAATTGTAATCACGGAGAAAGTTGCAGAAAGCTATTTTGGTACTACAGATGTTGTTGGAAAAACACTGCTTATTCAACTAGGATTAGCTTATCAGCCTTTTGCAGTAAAATCGGTATTGGCAAACCCTCCGTCCAATTCAAGCCTTGATTTCGAAATTTTATTGCCGGAAGCAACTTTAAAAACAATTATAGGCGAAGATTACCGGGATAGATGGCATAATACCTATGGTGGAAGTTTTGTTCTACTGGCTGAGGGAAGCACTATTTCTGATTTGGAAGCTGGCTTTGCATCTCTGGTTAGTGAAATAGTGGAAAGAGATGAGGAAGAAGATGTTTATAATTTGCTTTTGCAACCCCTTGAAGAAATTCATCTCGACAGCAGTATTGAAACCAGTACTGTAGTGGCCACAAATCCCAAGCTGTTGTGGATTCTATCGGGTATTGCCATGCTGATTCTATTGATTGCCTGTATTAATTTTACCACTTTATCGATCGGCAGGTCAGCAACTAGAGCTAAGGAAGTAGGCGTTCGAAAAACCATGGGTGCTGCCTATAAACAGCTTTTCGGTCAATTTATGACGGAATCTATGCTAATGACTTTTGCGGCTGCCATAGTGGGTATTGTGCTAGCGAATCTATTTCTGCCTGTTTTTAATAATCTTTTTGAGAAATCATTAGAGATAATTTTTAGTCCGGTTCAGTTGGCTATTATTCTGGCTTTGCTCATTTTAATTACCTTCATAGCAGGAGCATATCCGGCTTTGTTTCTTTCACAATTGCGTCCTATTGCAGTGCTGAAGAGTAGTTTAAACCTTAATTTTGGTAAGCAAGGGTTGCGAAAATTCCTGTTAGGATTTCAGCTTTTTCTGTCACTTTTTTTATTGGCGTGTACGCTCATAATGTACAGGCAAATGAAGGAAATCAACCAATATAGTTTGGGCTTTACCAAAGACAATGTTCTAATGGTGGAAGTACCTGCTGTTCCTGATCAAGACATATTTAAAGTTATTGAGAACAGTTTCAAAAAAGCAGATCGGTATAAAAAGGTGATTCAGCAAAATGCTCAAATTGAAAGCGCAGCCATTGCGAATGCAACTTATGGAAACGAGACCTGGTGGGAAGGTGGTTTTCCTGACAAAACAGGTGCTATGAAGTATTTCAAATTCAGTTTTGTAGGAGCTGAATATGCGGATATTCTTGATTTGGAATTTGTAGCAGGAAGAAATTTTTCAGCAGATATTCCTTCAGATAGTGGTGCAGTCATTATTAATGAGGCTTTTGCCCAACTGATGAAAATGGAAAACCCACTTCAGGAGCAAATCCATTCTGCCAAGGGAGAAGGATTTAAAAACAATAGGATTATTGGTGTGATGAAGGATTTTCACCATGCGGCACTGTATGATAAAATAGAACCGGTGATGATTGCATTAAATCCTCAAGCTGTTTTCTCAGGCATCAATTCACTCAGTATTTCAGGAGGGACAAATCCTACGGTTTACATAAAAGCGGCTTCTAATGATTTTCAGGCTGTCTTATCAACGCTGAAGAGCGAATGGGTGAAGCTATATCCTGAGGAACCATTTAATTTCTCATTTTTAGATGAGGTAGTACAAAGACAGTATTTGGCCGATCAACAGCTAGGGAAGATGGTGGGCATCGCTTCTTTGATTGCTATTTTCATTGCTGCAATGGGCTTATTTGCGCTGGCTTCACTTTCAATTACGGGTCGAATGAAAGAAATAGGGATCCGAAAAGTGATGGGAGCTTCGGCTTATAATATTTCCTTAATGTTTAACAAAGAATTTCTCAAAATCACGCTCTTAGGAATTGTGTTGGCCATGCCAGTCAGTTATTGGTTAATGAGCAAATGGCTAGATCAGTTTGAGATGCAATCCACACCGAGTATAGGAGTATTTCTTATTACCATTGCCCTTGGAATTGCTTTTACGGTAATTATAGTCTCATTTCAGACGATAAAAGCGGGTCTGATGAACCCGGTGAAGAGCTTGAAAGAGGAGTAA
- a CDS encoding ABC transporter permease, whose translation MLLNYLKIALRNIKRHSLRSFIHVIGLSIGIAACFVIYNLVRYEYSFDQFHPEKEKIHRIMSVTGNAEEQWPNSGTHFPLAEAVRNELPLATEVNHFYTSNSVMISSADGEKNFGRQSGVIYADSSYFQMFPYQWLSGNRINALKNMNSIVLTEKAMQKYFGDISPNKAMGRELMVADSIPLKVTGVVADFKENSDFTFTEFISMATILNKESFRNEFHVDNWENVTSSSQLFIKIDPNDFHEAEKTLLAIRDKYIEQEDDWKTDFTLEPLNELHFSQPYSTKAADKKVINGLIAIGFFILFIACVNFINLETAQAKLRAKEVGVRKSLGSSRKQLIAQFLSETFLIIICAIIIALFLSELGIAYFKDLLPANLSFDYWSVNNVVFLSLLSIVILLLSGFYPALLLSGYSPVKALKGDRTFKKGFDFQYFLRKNLTVLQFTLSIAFIIIVMAVSGQIDYLLKKDVGFNKEAVMYTFTAFDFDDQRNQVLKEELKKYSFIQDVSLSSEMLISQGLWTTSISLAEDTSDFELGIQIKKADTSYINLYDVPLIAGRNYRIDSDETLINEMAASKLGFENPEEAIGERIDYNNEELIIVGIFKDVHTQSMYSAIRPMMIKTDNNGLFTTNIKLKPNIDLVTAKEQMQASYRSIYPNENHEFKFLDKTVENFYQSELRMKRVLGFATVVAILISCLGLFGLSSFTIAQRTKEISIRKVLGASLSNILILITKEYAFLIAIAFVLSIYPAWYFLNNWLSNFQYRMELSALTFIVAGIIAFVLSLLIVGLHSLKAANSNPAEVLKDE comes from the coding sequence ATGCTTCTAAACTACCTTAAAATCGCCCTGCGTAATATCAAGCGCCACAGCCTGCGCTCTTTTATTCATGTGATAGGCTTATCCATTGGAATTGCGGCTTGTTTTGTCATCTATAATTTAGTGAGGTATGAGTATAGCTTTGACCAATTTCATCCTGAAAAGGAGAAAATTCATAGGATTATGAGTGTTACGGGCAATGCAGAGGAGCAATGGCCTAATTCCGGTACGCATTTCCCTTTGGCAGAAGCGGTTAGAAATGAATTGCCTTTAGCGACTGAAGTGAACCATTTCTATACGTCTAATTCAGTAATGATAAGCTCTGCAGATGGAGAAAAGAATTTTGGTAGACAGAGCGGGGTTATTTATGCAGATTCCTCCTATTTTCAGATGTTTCCTTATCAATGGTTGAGTGGTAATAGAATCAATGCTTTAAAAAACATGAATTCTATTGTACTTACTGAAAAAGCGATGCAGAAATATTTTGGGGATATTTCACCAAATAAGGCTATGGGTAGGGAGCTCATGGTGGCCGATTCAATTCCATTGAAAGTAACAGGGGTGGTGGCTGATTTTAAAGAAAATAGCGATTTTACTTTTACAGAATTTATTTCCATGGCCACTATTTTAAATAAGGAAAGTTTTCGAAATGAATTTCATGTTGACAATTGGGAAAATGTCACCTCTTCCTCTCAATTATTTATTAAGATCGATCCCAATGACTTTCATGAAGCAGAAAAAACACTTTTGGCCATTAGAGATAAATATATTGAACAGGAAGATGATTGGAAGACAGACTTTACTTTAGAGCCATTAAATGAACTTCATTTTAGCCAGCCTTATAGTACAAAGGCAGCTGATAAAAAGGTGATTAACGGACTTATAGCTATTGGTTTTTTTATTCTTTTCATTGCCTGTGTCAATTTCATTAATTTGGAAACAGCTCAAGCCAAATTAAGAGCGAAAGAGGTAGGCGTAAGAAAATCATTAGGTAGCAGTAGGAAGCAATTGATAGCACAATTTCTTAGCGAAACTTTTTTAATCATAATTTGCGCCATTATTATTGCCTTATTTTTAAGCGAACTGGGTATAGCTTATTTCAAAGATCTTTTGCCGGCTAACTTAAGCTTTGATTATTGGTCAGTCAATAATGTGGTTTTTCTGTCATTGCTTTCCATTGTGATATTGCTGCTTTCCGGCTTTTATCCTGCTTTACTTTTGTCTGGCTATTCTCCTGTAAAGGCATTAAAAGGTGACCGCACATTTAAAAAAGGCTTTGATTTCCAATATTTCCTTAGAAAAAATCTGACCGTGCTGCAGTTTACTTTGTCCATTGCCTTTATCATAATTGTGATGGCCGTAAGTGGGCAAATTGATTATTTGTTGAAAAAAGATGTGGGTTTTAATAAAGAGGCTGTGATGTACACCTTCACAGCTTTCGATTTTGATGATCAAAGGAATCAGGTATTGAAAGAAGAACTAAAAAAGTATTCTTTTATTCAGGATGTGAGTTTGAGCAGCGAAATGCTTATTTCCCAAGGGCTATGGACTACTTCCATAAGTTTGGCTGAAGACACAAGTGATTTTGAATTGGGTATTCAGATAAAAAAAGCGGATACATCCTATATAAATTTATATGATGTGCCGCTTATAGCAGGAAGAAACTACAGAATTGATTCAGATGAAACCTTAATCAATGAAATGGCTGCAAGCAAATTGGGATTTGAAAATCCTGAGGAGGCTATTGGTGAGCGAATAGATTATAATAATGAAGAACTGATTATAGTTGGAATATTTAAAGATGTTCATACACAATCCATGTACAGTGCCATCAGACCTATGATGATCAAAACTGACAATAATGGCTTATTTACGACCAATATAAAATTGAAACCTAATATTGATTTGGTAACCGCCAAAGAGCAAATGCAGGCAAGTTATCGCTCGATTTATCCTAATGAAAACCATGAGTTTAAATTTTTGGATAAAACAGTTGAGAACTTTTACCAATCAGAATTAAGGATGAAACGAGTGTTGGGATTTGCCACTGTTGTAGCAATTTTGATCAGTTGTTTAGGGCTATTTGGCTTGTCTTCTTTCACCATAGCGCAAAGGACGAAAGAGATCAGCATCCGAAAAGTGTTGGGAGCTTCTTTATCCAATATTTTAATTTTAATCACCAAAGAATACGCATTTCTGATAGCGATTGCCTTTGTATTGTCTATCTATCCAGCCTGGTATTTTTTGAATAACTGGCTAAGTAATTTTCAATACCGCATGGAATTATCCGCATTGACTTTTATAGTGGCGGGCATAATTGCTTTTGTTTTAAGCTTATTAATTGTAGGGCTACATTCTTTAAAAGCAGCGAATAGCAATCCTGCTGAGGTGTTGAAGGATGAGTGA
- a CDS encoding ABC transporter permease, whose translation MKNKLYSIINITGLSVGVACSLLIFLYVSNELSYDEFHENTIYRATRDLRIGDNEVSFPFTPAPLSGVLNNEIPEVNQAVRIRTVGSYLVKRTDSDESFKKEGLMFADSGFFKVFSFPLLEGNPERQFKEPNTIAISNQMAKKYFPNQSAINKSLVLDGEDTYKITGVFEDIPTNSHFQANFLMSMANLSRAENTSFTSNNFYTYFTVDDKVDPKVLQTKINEAVNVYLEPQIMKFMGKSLKELEALGNYYVIEIQSLKDIYLNSDFTVDIGLMGNKDYIYLFSAIAIFIIILACINFMNLSTARSANRSKEVGVRKALGSKKSNLIKQFLVESILVSLISIIAGILLVIIVLPMFNNITGKVLIMPDYNFTFILSVVIAAIFVGILAGIYPAFYLSSFKPVETLKGKASLGTGNSFIRSGLVVFQFFISILLIIGTIAIYQQINFIQNKELGFKKDRVLLVNDAYMLNEQRQAFKEEVRKIPDVSQASYSGFLPVSGYNRSDNTFWREGEQPTEDNLVSTQIWSVDHDYLETYQMELVWGRNFKPNLASDSSALIINEAAFRAFGFTDMNGDNYIQTNAFDQETGEFSSKTFNKYKVLGVVKDFHYESLKNDIGPLAFQLNDNSSVLAVQLKTDNIQSSIQAIEGLWKQFASSLPFNYNFLDTEFDNMYNSEIRLSKIFSVFAGLAIMIGCLGLFALASFMAEQRTKEIGIRKVLGASVSGIVLMLSKQFSKLVLIAFLIAVPLAWWGISSWLESYQYRISIGWELFALSGIAAFIIAWITVAYHSIKVAVSNPVNSLKNE comes from the coding sequence ATGAAAAATAAGCTGTACTCCATTATTAATATTACTGGTTTATCAGTGGGGGTAGCCTGTAGTTTGCTCATATTTTTGTATGTTTCAAATGAGCTTTCTTATGATGAATTTCATGAAAACACAATTTATAGAGCGACTAGAGATTTAAGAATTGGTGACAATGAAGTCAGTTTTCCCTTTACACCAGCTCCTTTATCGGGTGTTTTGAATAATGAAATACCAGAGGTAAATCAGGCGGTAAGAATTAGAACGGTAGGCTCTTATCTAGTGAAGCGTACAGATTCTGATGAATCCTTTAAAAAAGAGGGATTGATGTTTGCAGATTCCGGATTTTTTAAGGTTTTTAGTTTCCCACTTTTGGAGGGTAATCCAGAACGTCAGTTTAAAGAACCTAATACCATTGCGATAAGTAATCAAATGGCCAAAAAGTACTTCCCTAATCAAAGTGCCATCAATAAGTCATTGGTATTAGACGGAGAAGATACCTACAAGATTACAGGAGTTTTTGAAGACATTCCTACTAATTCTCATTTTCAAGCTAATTTTTTAATGTCAATGGCCAATCTTAGCAGGGCAGAAAACACTTCCTTTACAAGCAATAATTTTTACACCTATTTTACTGTAGATGATAAGGTTGATCCTAAGGTGTTACAGACAAAGATTAATGAGGCGGTAAATGTGTATTTAGAACCTCAAATCATGAAATTTATGGGGAAAAGCTTGAAAGAGCTTGAAGCCTTAGGGAACTATTATGTGATTGAAATTCAATCTCTAAAAGATATTTATTTGAATTCTGATTTTACGGTTGACATTGGGCTGATGGGTAACAAAGACTACATTTATCTATTTTCCGCCATCGCTATTTTTATCATCATTTTAGCATGCATTAATTTCATGAATTTATCTACGGCTCGCTCAGCCAATCGCTCCAAGGAAGTTGGCGTAAGGAAAGCGCTAGGTTCTAAAAAATCGAATTTAATTAAACAGTTTTTGGTGGAATCAATCCTGGTGAGTTTAATATCAATTATTGCAGGGATTCTACTAGTGATCATAGTATTGCCGATGTTCAATAATATTACGGGCAAGGTTTTAATAATGCCTGATTACAACTTCACTTTTATTTTGAGTGTAGTTATAGCAGCCATTTTTGTGGGAATACTGGCCGGAATTTATCCAGCCTTTTATCTAAGCTCCTTTAAACCTGTAGAAACATTAAAAGGAAAAGCTTCTTTAGGAACTGGTAATTCATTTATTAGAAGTGGCCTAGTGGTATTTCAATTTTTCATAAGTATTCTTTTGATAATTGGAACCATCGCGATATATCAACAAATAAACTTTATTCAAAATAAGGAACTGGGTTTTAAAAAAGATCGAGTCTTACTGGTAAATGATGCTTATATGCTTAATGAGCAACGGCAGGCGTTTAAGGAAGAAGTCCGAAAAATTCCAGATGTTAGCCAGGCTTCTTACAGTGGTTTTTTACCCGTGAGTGGTTATAACCGAAGTGATAATACTTTCTGGCGTGAAGGGGAACAGCCAACTGAAGATAATCTGGTTAGTACACAAATTTGGTCCGTTGATCATGATTATTTGGAAACCTATCAAATGGAATTAGTATGGGGACGTAATTTCAAGCCAAATCTTGCATCCGATTCCTCCGCTTTGATTATTAATGAAGCAGCTTTTCGAGCTTTTGGTTTCACAGATATGAATGGAGATAATTACATCCAAACCAATGCATTTGATCAAGAAACTGGCGAGTTTTCAAGTAAAACATTTAATAAATATAAAGTGCTAGGAGTCGTAAAGGATTTTCATTACGAATCCTTAAAAAATGATATTGGACCATTAGCTTTCCAATTAAATGACAACAGTAGTGTACTAGCTGTTCAACTGAAAACTGATAATATTCAATCTTCCATACAAGCCATTGAAGGATTGTGGAAGCAGTTTGCCTCAAGCTTACCATTTAATTATAATTTTCTAGATACGGAGTTTGATAACATGTATAATTCCGAAATACGACTAAGCAAAATCTTTTCTGTTTTTGCAGGTCTTGCTATTATGATTGGTTGCCTGGGATTGTTCGCGTTAGCCTCTTTTATGGCAGAGCAAAGAACAAAAGAAATAGGCATAAGAAAGGTGCTAGGTGCCAGCGTAAGTGGTATTGTTCTAATGCTTTCAAAGCAATTCTCCAAGCTGGTTTTGATAGCATTTCTTATTGCGGTACCGCTAGCATGGTGGGGCATTTCAAGCTGGCTGGAAAGTTATCAATACAGAATTTCTATTGGGTGGGAGTTATTTGCTCTATCTGGAATAGCTGCATTTATTATAGCGTGGATAACGGTTGCTTATCATTCCATTAAAGTAGCGGTTAGTAATCCGGTGAATTCCTTAAAGAATGAATAA